Proteins encoded within one genomic window of Anopheles gambiae chromosome 3, idAnoGambNW_F1_1, whole genome shotgun sequence:
- the LOC4578051 gene encoding brain tumor protein → MATSPTPSLDSLPGASNSIGSFGEPADYLSDSPLTTLSGGSGTTGSSPPASDSAICDDFATSSSLESAQSNNGSSESLFPRCTGCKSKQSDAVAKCMDCDNFLCANCVTAHQFMHCFDGHSVYRITGGGLGSVVGGGGGVNTFGSIGSLANGTMAANTVTTTAPTTPTLGGLLGGCLDGSGLLAGSILGGGTGGKMLQMGGFDSAHPRLSTLNLTIKDDASSLVKSIMNNVITPPTSNGAPGSGSNINNGNGTGNNNGNNNNSSNSSSSSSSSSSSSSSTSSSSGGNGNSLMNQVNSQLSAVMQQSTGLGTDLLLSNGLGSGGGGGILGGLLSNGSIGSGLGGGLLGGNNKPNYFCKRHPSELLKFYCRTCSVPVCKDCMLLDHPNGLHDCEHNSDTTPKQIESLLHTVSEVRAKAQDLRSLIKNVEHSGQRIQLQYHKAQNEIEDTHQFYRSMVDERKAELQKELENFYNAKTVSQSELLNRSQDHVDKMLQSCEFVERLTKCAGPSETIMLRKFMENKLMLFPAITHDLQASYELEFVSNYQAIQIGVRNTYGYIRSNADLSSVTTKQPPIARPTSTTNGGSLLGGNRSASPSNSSTGSMNLMSHHHMRNGDGLMNGGSGGAHLLDHHSHQRHQQHQQHQHQQRSFGGSLVNGGGHGVNGGGLSTSPLSGCGTGSSMVNGLSAAFDTTNLISKRFNSANSLGPFVGEPSIGQPIGNAYEKWSNGGGTDLFNNLSDQYTIPLNSIGGGGGGGGGGSGGGSSGAGGQQDTSAAMIDLTAKLMSSSMFPPKSQIKRQKMIYHCKFGEFGVMEGQFTEPSGVAVNAQNDIIVADTNNHRIQIFDKEGRFKFQFGECGKRDGQLLYPNRVAVVRTSGDIIVTERSPTHQIQIYNQYGQFVRKFGANILQHPRGVTVDSKGRIVVVECKVMRVIIFDQSGNVLQKFGCSKHLEFPNGVVVNDKQEIFISDNRAHCVKVFNYEGQFLRQIGGEGVTNYPIGVGINASGEILIADNHNNFNLTIFTQDGQLVSAMESKVKHAQCFDVALMDDGSVVLASKDYRLYIYRYVQVPPIGL, encoded by the coding sequence ATGGCCACATCACCCACACCATCCTTAGATTCGCTACCGGGTGCATCCAATTCCATCGGTTCGTTCGGTGAACCCGCCGACTACCTGTCGGACTCTCCGCTAACAACGCTGAGCGGTGGCTCTGGCACGACCGGTTCCTCCCCGCCGGCCAGCGATTCGGCCATCTGCGACGATTTTGCGACTTCCTCCAGCCTTGAGTCCGCCCAGTCGAACAACGGCTCGTCGGAATCGCTGTTTCCGCGCTGCACCGGCTGCAAAAGTAAGCAATCGGATGCGGTAGCCAAATGTATGGACTGCGACAACTTTCTGTGCGCTAACTGCGTTACCGCACACCAGTTTATGCACTGTTTCGACGGCCACTCAGTTTACCGCATTACGGGCGGCGGTTTGGGTAGTGTtgttggcggcggcggtggtgtcAACACGTTCGGCTCTATTGGATCGCTCGCCAACGGGACGATGGCGGCCAACACGGTCACCACGACTGCTCCGACCACGCCAACGCTGGGCGGATTGCTGGGAGGCTGCCTCGATGGGTCCGGTCTACTTGCCGGCAGCATTCTGGGCGGCGGCACGGGCGGCAAAATGCTCCAGATGGGAGGCTTCGATTCGGCCCATCCGCGGCTCAGCACGCTCAATCTGACCATCAAGGACGATGCTAGCAGCCTGGTAAAATCTATCATGAACAACGTGATAACGCCCCCGACTTCTAACGGGGCCCCTGGTAGTggcagcaacatcaacaatGGCAACGGTACtggcaacaacaacggcaacaacaacaacagcagcaatagcagcagtagcagtagcagcagcagcagtagcagcagcagcacaagcagcagcagcggtggcaATGGCAACAGCTTGATGAACCAGGTCAACAGTCAGCTTTCGGCCGTGATGCAGCAATCAACCGGCTTGGGAACGGATTTGCTGCTCTCGAACGGCcttggcagtggtggtggtggtgggataCTTGGCGGGTTGTTGAGCAACGGCAGCATTGGATCCGGGTTGGGCGGTGGTCTGCTGGGCGGAAACAATAAACCGAACTACTTCTGCAAGCGCCATCCCAGCGAGCTGCTCAAGTTCTATTGCCGCACGTGCAGCGTTCCGGTGTGCAAGGACTGTATGCTGCTGGACCATCCGAATGGGCTGCACGATTGCGAACACAACAGTGACACTACGCCGAAGCAGATTGAAAGCTTGCTGCACACCGTGTCGGAAGTGCGCGCCAAGGCACAGGACCTTCGATCGCTGATCAAGAACGTCGAGCACAGCGGCCAGCGTATCCAGCTGCAGTATCACAAGGCGCAGAATGAGATCGAAGATACGCACCAGTTCTACCGCTCGATGGTGGATGAGCGTAAGGCGGAGCTGCAGAAGGAGCTGGAAAATTTCTACAACGCAAAGACGGTCTCCCAGTCGGAGCTGCTCAATCGCAGCCAGGACCATGTGGACAAGATGCTGCAGAGTTGCGAATTTGTCGAGCGTCTAACGAAATGTGCCGGCCCCTCCGAGACGATCATGCTGCGCAAGTTCATGGAAAACAAGCTGATGCTCTTCCCCGCGATCACACACGACCTGCAGGCTTCGTACGAGCTGGAGTTTGTTTCCAACTATCAGGCGATCCAGATCGGTGTCCGCAACACCTACGGCTACATTCGCTCGAATGCAGACCTGTCCAGCGTCACGACGAAACAGCCACCCATTGCACGTCCCACCTCAACTACGAATGGAGGTTCTTTGCTCGGAGGCAATCGCAGTGCCAGCCCATCCAACAGCAGTACCGGCAGCATGAATTTGATGTCTCACCATCATATGAGAAACGGCGATGGTCTCATGAACGGTGGCAGTGGTGGAGCACACCTACTCGACCATCACTCGCACCAGcgccatcagcagcatcagcaacatcagcatcagcagcgaTCCTTCGGCGGTTCTTTGGTGAACGGTGGTGGCCACGGTGTGAACGGTGGTGGTTTATCGACGTCTCCGCTGAGCGGGTGCGGTACAGGATCCAGCatggtcaacggactgtcggCAGCTTTCGATACAACGAACCTGATCTCCAAGCGGTTCAACAGTGCTAACAGTCTCGGTCCATTCGTTGGAGAGCCATCGATTGGGCAGCCTATTGGTAATGCGTACGAAAAGTGGAGCAATGGAGGTGGAACTGATCTGTTCAACAACCTCTCTGATCAGTACACTATTCCACTGAATTCTATTGGCGGTggaggcggcggtggtggtggaggcaGTGGAGGCGGTAGTTCGGGTGCCGGTGGACAGCAAGACACATCGGCAGCGATGATCGACCTTACGGCGAAGCTGATGTCAAGTTCAATGTTCCCGCCCAAGAGCCAAATCAAGCGTCAGAAGATGATCTATCACTGCAAGTTCGGCGAGTTCGGCGTGATGGAAGGCCAATTCACCGAGCCGAGCGGTGTGGCGGTAAATGCGCAGAACGACATCATCGTCGCCGACACCAACAACCATCGGATACAGATCTTTGATAAGGAGGGTCGCTTCAAGTTCCAGTTTGGCGAATGCGGCAAGCGCGACGGTCAGCTGCTCTATCCGAACCGTGTAGCCGTTGTGCGTACGTCCGGTGACATCATCGTGACGGAGCGCTCGCCGACGCACCAAATTCAGATCTACAACCAGTATGGCCAGTTTGTGCGCAAGTTCGGCGCTAACATCCTGCAGCATCCGCGCGGCGTTACCGTGGACAGCAAGGGCCGTATCGTTGTCGTGGAGTGCAAGGTGATGCGTGTCATCATCTTCGACCAGTCCGGCAACGTGCTGCAGAAGTTTGGTTGCAGCAAGCATCTCGAGTTCCCGAACGGGGTTGTAGTCAACGACAAGCAGGAGATCTTCATCAGCGACAATCGAGCACATTGCG